A single Nocardioides bizhenqiangii DNA region contains:
- a CDS encoding TetR/AcrR family transcriptional regulator, whose amino-acid sequence MRSLDPTEDFAIQLVRRFLVLCEHPRTSERMLRVVARSSQSGDDAPRILRWLNRALLLPHLRRGNRPISAMKWELVVSQMFGMATMRYLLELEPIASADREDVVAMTAPGVVAVLRGPDRVFTGVADATTVRGQK is encoded by the coding sequence ATGCGCAGCCTGGACCCGACCGAAGACTTCGCCATCCAGCTCGTGCGCCGGTTCCTCGTCCTCTGCGAGCACCCGCGCACGAGCGAGCGGATGCTGCGCGTCGTCGCGCGTTCGTCGCAGTCCGGCGACGACGCGCCGCGCATCCTGCGCTGGCTGAACCGCGCCCTGCTCCTCCCGCACCTTCGGCGCGGCAACCGCCCGATCTCCGCCATGAAGTGGGAGCTCGTCGTCTCGCAGATGTTCGGGATGGCGACGATGCGCTACCTCCTCGAGCTCGAACCGATCGCCTCGGCCGACCGCGAGGACGTCGTCGCGATGACGGCGCCCGGGGTCGTGGCGGTCCTGCGCGGGCCCGACCGGGTGTTCACCGGCGTCGCCGACGCGACGACCGTACGTGGTCAGAAGTAG
- a CDS encoding GNAT family N-acetyltransferase: protein MSEAHRSDPVVRPVTADDFEQTLALGLEAFGDLPEGMTRPTAEGFPGPGRHSWGAFEGGRLLGRAVGREYHSWWHGAEIPTCGVAGVTVAAEERGAGLLDAIFRPLLAEAMERGEVLSTLYPTAPGVYRRFGYELVGALETVELPTAELQGVRPPIGVRTRRGTLEDVPAIRDLYTAWAQEQNGPLTRRGVSFTATDQELLDDATVLTVAADEADRVVGYLMWTRGRGYGREGRLTVEDTVAVTVDAHRALWRMVATFAPVTPGVRLTTSGADLLRAILPSASWQVVEARPYMLRLLDVEAAFSLLRAGALRGEVAFEVAGDEYCGTDGAYVVRVSPAGVACQRVDLASSPERPVFTPGGLALAWSGVQTCANLRMAGLLKGGAGSDVLLDRLLRGRPVHIRDYF from the coding sequence ATGTCCGAGGCTCACCGCTCCGATCCGGTTGTCCGCCCTGTCACCGCCGACGACTTCGAGCAGACGCTCGCCCTGGGCCTGGAGGCCTTCGGTGACCTTCCCGAGGGCATGACCCGGCCGACAGCGGAGGGTTTCCCAGGTCCGGGCCGTCACTCCTGGGGCGCGTTCGAGGGTGGTCGACTGCTGGGTCGGGCGGTCGGTCGGGAGTACCACTCCTGGTGGCACGGGGCGGAGATACCCACCTGCGGCGTTGCCGGCGTGACCGTCGCCGCGGAGGAGAGAGGCGCCGGACTGCTCGACGCGATCTTCCGGCCGCTGCTCGCCGAGGCGATGGAGCGCGGCGAGGTCCTCTCGACCCTCTACCCGACCGCACCGGGCGTCTATCGACGCTTCGGCTACGAGCTGGTGGGCGCCCTCGAGACGGTGGAGCTTCCGACCGCGGAGCTGCAGGGCGTGCGCCCACCGATCGGCGTCCGCACGCGACGCGGCACCCTCGAGGACGTGCCGGCCATCCGTGATCTCTACACCGCCTGGGCGCAGGAGCAGAACGGTCCGCTCACCCGACGCGGCGTCAGCTTCACCGCCACCGACCAGGAGCTGCTCGACGACGCCACCGTTTTGACGGTCGCGGCCGACGAGGCCGACCGCGTCGTCGGCTACCTGATGTGGACCCGAGGCCGGGGCTACGGCCGCGAGGGCCGACTGACGGTGGAGGACACCGTCGCGGTCACGGTCGATGCGCATCGCGCGCTCTGGCGGATGGTGGCCACGTTCGCGCCGGTCACGCCTGGCGTACGGCTCACGACGTCGGGCGCCGACCTCCTGCGGGCGATCCTGCCGTCCGCCTCGTGGCAGGTGGTCGAGGCGCGCCCGTACATGCTGCGCCTGCTCGACGTGGAGGCGGCGTTCTCGTTGCTCCGTGCCGGTGCGCTGCGCGGCGAGGTGGCGTTCGAAGTCGCGGGCGACGAGTACTGCGGCACCGACGGCGCGTACGTCGTCCGGGTGTCCCCTGCAGGCGTGGCCTGCCAGCGGGTCGACCTCGCCTCCTCTCCCGAACGGCCGGTGTTCACTCCTGGCGGCCTGGCGCTCGCGTGGTCGGGCGTCCAGACCTGCGCGAACCTCCGGATGGCCGGCCTGCTGAAGGGCGGCGCCGGTTCGGACGTCCTGCTCGACCGTCTGCTCCGGGGCCGACCGGTGCACATCCGGGACTACTTCTGA
- a CDS encoding class I SAM-dependent methyltransferase, protein MHEVQSDEQVRSAYDARADEYADAFRCTEPEQPVELAMVNHFAGSLRGQRRVLDAGCGAGRFLPILADLRCEVEGLDLSPGMIRNARADHPSFATQVGALTDLPFEDASFDGYFSWYSTIHSGDQDLQELLREAHRVLRPGGSILVAFQSGDGVQDLSESYRRRGYDLSLLRYLRSPERMAHELTSAGFTLAARLERGPVGDRETENQAVLIATR, encoded by the coding sequence ATGCACGAGGTTCAGTCGGACGAGCAGGTTCGCTCGGCATATGACGCGAGAGCCGATGAGTACGCGGACGCCTTCCGCTGCACGGAGCCGGAGCAGCCAGTCGAGCTCGCGATGGTGAACCACTTCGCAGGATCGCTCCGAGGCCAGCGGAGAGTTCTGGACGCAGGTTGCGGCGCGGGAAGGTTCCTACCGATCCTTGCCGACCTTCGTTGTGAGGTCGAAGGCCTGGACCTCTCTCCGGGCATGATCCGAAACGCTCGGGCTGATCACCCGTCCTTCGCGACCCAGGTGGGGGCGCTCACGGACCTCCCCTTCGAAGATGCATCGTTCGACGGCTACTTCTCGTGGTACTCAACGATTCACAGCGGCGACCAGGACCTCCAGGAACTCCTTCGAGAGGCCCACCGAGTTCTCCGTCCCGGCGGGTCGATATTGGTTGCGTTCCAGTCGGGCGACGGGGTCCAGGACCTCTCCGAGTCGTACCGGAGGAGGGGCTACGACCTCTCGCTGCTCCGCTACCTGCGGTCGCCTGAACGCATGGCCCACGAACTGACATCAGCAGGGTTCACCCTCGCCGCTCGGCTTGAGCGGGGACCTGTCGGCGACCGAGAGACCGAGAATCAGGCAGTGCTCATCGCGACACGCTGA
- a CDS encoding glutathione S-transferase family protein — protein MSYIPDRVTKEPGRSQDPYGGEELDVPTWQVQPGRYRLIAARACPWASRAIIVRRLLGLEYVISMGLAGPTHDERSWAFDLDPDRVDPVLGYERLEQAFLARFPDYSKGITVPTLVDVPSKQAVTNDFPSITHDFFFEWRDHHRPDAPDLWPDDCRDAMETVMDRVFSDVNDGVYRCGFAGSQEAYDEAYDRVWTAMDWLEDRLSHQRFLMGDRITEADVRLFTTLVRFDAVYHGHFKCNRNKLTEMTAIWGYARDLFQTPGFGETVDFDQIKRHYYVVHEDINPNGIVPKGPDPAGWHAPHGRDRL, from the coding sequence ATGAGCTACATCCCGGACCGGGTCACGAAGGAGCCCGGCCGGTCGCAGGACCCGTACGGCGGCGAGGAGCTCGACGTACCGACATGGCAGGTGCAGCCGGGCCGCTACCGGCTGATCGCCGCACGTGCCTGCCCGTGGGCGAGTCGCGCCATCATCGTGCGCCGGCTGCTCGGGCTCGAGTACGTGATCTCGATGGGGCTTGCCGGTCCGACCCACGACGAGCGCAGCTGGGCCTTCGACCTGGACCCGGACCGCGTCGACCCCGTCCTGGGCTACGAGCGGCTGGAACAGGCCTTCCTCGCCCGCTTTCCCGACTACTCCAAGGGGATCACCGTCCCCACGCTCGTCGACGTCCCGTCGAAACAGGCGGTCACCAACGACTTCCCGTCGATCACGCACGACTTCTTCTTCGAGTGGCGCGACCACCACCGACCCGACGCGCCCGACCTGTGGCCCGACGACTGCCGGGACGCGATGGAGACTGTGATGGATCGGGTCTTCAGCGACGTCAACGACGGGGTCTACCGGTGCGGCTTCGCCGGCTCCCAAGAGGCGTACGACGAGGCGTACGACCGGGTCTGGACGGCGATGGACTGGCTCGAGGACCGGCTGTCGCACCAGCGGTTTCTCATGGGCGACAGGATCACCGAGGCCGACGTCCGCCTGTTCACCACGCTCGTCCGGTTCGACGCCGTGTACCACGGCCACTTCAAGTGCAACCGCAACAAGCTGACCGAGATGACCGCCATCTGGGGCTACGCACGGGACCTCTTCCAGACTCCCGGGTTCGGTGAGACCGTCGACTTCGACCAGATCAAGCGCCACTACTACGTCGTCCACGAGGACATCAACCCCAACGGCATCGTGCCGAAAGGCCCGGACCCAGCGGGCTGGCACGCACCGCACGGACGCGACCGGCTCTGA
- a CDS encoding GNAT family N-acetyltransferase, translating to MASGADPGREVVLETSRLLLRPWRVAEAAVQRELWTERDPRVPPHRRIDAEGRPTVADLEEAIRTQKPSSIGLLAIERKAEGDVIGYCGLIDSGRGPEAEPELAFELLRRVWRQGYATEASLAVLDWARASGYRRLWATVWDWNTPSRRVLAKIGFTETERREADPVHGTTLFTTIEL from the coding sequence ATGGCGAGCGGGGCGGATCCGGGGCGCGAGGTGGTGCTCGAGACCAGTCGCCTGCTGCTCAGGCCCTGGCGGGTGGCCGAGGCTGCCGTCCAGCGTGAGCTGTGGACCGAACGTGACCCCCGCGTGCCGCCGCACCGTCGGATCGACGCGGAGGGACGCCCCACGGTCGCCGACCTCGAGGAAGCGATCCGCACCCAGAAGCCGTCGTCGATCGGGTTGCTGGCGATCGAACGGAAGGCCGAGGGTGACGTCATCGGCTACTGCGGGCTGATCGACAGCGGACGAGGGCCGGAGGCGGAGCCGGAGCTGGCGTTCGAGCTGCTACGCCGGGTGTGGCGTCAGGGATATGCGACCGAGGCCTCGTTGGCGGTGCTGGACTGGGCGAGAGCATCCGGGTACAGACGGCTGTGGGCCACGGTCTGGGACTGGAACACCCCATCTCGCCGGGTGCTGGCCAAGATCGGCTTCACCGAGACCGAGCGCAGGGAAGCGGACCCGGTCCACGGGACCACCCTGTTCACCACGATCGAGCTCTGA
- a CDS encoding GyrI-like domain-containing protein, whose amino-acid sequence MKTDFKRSLDAYQARHGEFRILDVPPLRYLMVDGHGDPNTATDYADAIGTLYPLAYKLKFASKQELGRDYVVPPLEALWWAPDMEVFTSARDKSKWSWTTMIMVPDWIGDDMFDDAVAKVAAKKRPAGLDRVRIETLREGTCVQTLHIGSYDDEASVLADLHHDFIPNAGLRMTGKHHEIYLSDARKVPAPKLRTILRQPVEPAADG is encoded by the coding sequence GTGAAGACCGACTTCAAGAGGTCGCTGGACGCCTACCAGGCACGCCACGGTGAGTTCCGGATCCTCGACGTTCCGCCGTTGCGGTACCTCATGGTCGACGGCCACGGCGATCCCAACACCGCCACCGATTACGCCGACGCGATCGGGACGCTCTACCCGCTCGCGTACAAGCTCAAGTTCGCCAGCAAGCAGGAGCTGGGTCGCGACTACGTCGTTCCGCCGCTGGAAGCGCTGTGGTGGGCGCCGGACATGGAGGTGTTCACCTCGGCCCGGGACAAGTCCAAGTGGAGCTGGACGACCATGATCATGGTCCCCGATTGGATCGGCGACGACATGTTCGACGACGCCGTCGCCAAGGTCGCCGCGAAGAAACGGCCGGCCGGCCTCGACAGGGTGCGGATCGAGACGCTCCGCGAAGGCACTTGCGTGCAGACACTCCACATCGGGTCCTACGACGACGAGGCGAGCGTGCTCGCTGACCTCCACCACGACTTCATCCCAAACGCAGGACTGCGGATGACCGGGAAGCACCACGAGATCTACCTCAGCGACGCCCGCAAGGTCCCGGCACCGAAGCTCCGGACGATCCTCCGACAACCGGTGGAGCCCGCCGCCGACGGCTGA
- a CDS encoding metallophosphoesterase family protein: MPTRLLIIADTHVPKRARDLPAQVWEAVDAADVVVHAGDWVDESLLDQLEERARRLVAVFGNNDHGALRHRLREEERAVIDGVRLGVVHETGAAQGREARCSARYPDLDVLVFGHSHIPWDTTTGTGLRLLNPGSPTDRRRQPHCTYMTAVAVDGRLEDVQLHRLFQRAVPGT, from the coding sequence ATGCCGACCCGGTTGCTGATCATCGCCGACACGCACGTGCCGAAGCGTGCGCGGGACCTGCCGGCACAGGTCTGGGAGGCGGTCGACGCCGCGGACGTCGTCGTCCACGCGGGCGACTGGGTCGACGAGAGCCTCCTCGACCAGCTCGAGGAGCGCGCCCGACGTCTGGTCGCCGTGTTCGGCAACAACGACCACGGTGCGCTGAGACATCGACTCCGCGAGGAGGAACGCGCAGTGATCGACGGCGTCCGCCTCGGCGTCGTGCACGAGACCGGCGCCGCACAGGGGCGGGAGGCACGGTGCAGTGCGCGGTACCCGGATCTCGACGTCCTCGTCTTCGGGCACAGCCACATCCCGTGGGACACCACGACAGGCACCGGACTGCGACTGCTCAACCCGGGTTCGCCCACCGACCGTCGTCGCCAGCCGCACTGCACCTACATGACGGCGGTCGCGGTGGACGGTCGGCTCGAGGACGTCCAGCTCCACCGGCTGTTCCAGAGAGCGGTTCCGGGTACCTAG
- a CDS encoding PP2C family protein-serine/threonine phosphatase codes for MTRSRRLTDVGRVLEAAEADSPLEAVSGVARELGLAFDAVAVSFLIADLSGRALVRLAHVPVTGHPGSLSTGERRDDEESATVLPFDGGPEEQAVRTQTAQVLPPHGAEMDPDLAGLWRILAPVTERGESIGLLELYLPVEPERDVVAEVSQVAHLLAFVVIANRRHTDLFEWGQRSRPFSLSAEIQQRLLPEARTCEAAAFTVAGWLEPAASIGGDTFDYSLARDLLHLSLTDAMGHGVDAALSATTCVGGLRGARRRGMSLLDQAMVANEVLFEHAVSAAGEDFVTGLIGRVELSSGALEIVNAGHVVPYLLRGSALTALDLRVDLPFGMFADTTYGSTTVTLEPGDRVVFLTDGMLERNVSSIDIAGALKANADLHPRELVRALADSALAAAGHALEDDATVLCLDWHGMRDESRASVSGADPSRASSPLT; via the coding sequence ATGACGCGCTCCCGCAGGCTGACCGATGTCGGGCGGGTGCTGGAGGCCGCGGAGGCGGACTCGCCGCTGGAGGCGGTGTCCGGCGTGGCGCGAGAGCTGGGGCTCGCGTTCGACGCGGTGGCCGTGTCCTTCCTCATCGCGGACCTCTCCGGGCGGGCACTCGTGCGTCTGGCGCACGTCCCTGTGACCGGTCACCCTGGCTCGCTGTCGACGGGCGAACGGCGCGACGACGAAGAGTCCGCCACGGTGCTGCCCTTCGACGGCGGCCCGGAAGAGCAGGCTGTGCGCACCCAGACAGCCCAGGTGCTGCCGCCGCACGGTGCGGAGATGGATCCGGACCTCGCTGGCCTGTGGCGCATCCTCGCCCCGGTGACAGAGCGTGGCGAGTCCATCGGACTGCTCGAGCTGTACCTGCCCGTCGAACCCGAACGCGATGTCGTGGCAGAGGTTTCCCAGGTGGCCCACCTTCTCGCGTTCGTGGTGATCGCGAACCGGCGCCACACCGACCTCTTCGAGTGGGGTCAACGCAGCCGGCCGTTCAGCCTGTCCGCAGAGATCCAGCAACGCCTCCTTCCCGAGGCCCGCACCTGCGAGGCCGCCGCCTTCACCGTGGCGGGGTGGCTCGAGCCGGCCGCGAGCATCGGGGGCGACACCTTCGACTACAGCTTGGCTCGCGATCTCCTGCACCTGTCGTTGACGGACGCGATGGGACACGGCGTCGATGCTGCGCTGTCGGCGACCACGTGTGTCGGTGGTCTGCGAGGGGCACGCCGACGGGGGATGTCGCTGCTCGACCAGGCGATGGTGGCCAACGAGGTTCTGTTCGAGCATGCGGTCAGCGCCGCCGGAGAGGACTTCGTCACGGGGCTGATCGGCCGGGTCGAGCTGTCGAGCGGTGCCCTGGAGATCGTCAACGCTGGACACGTCGTGCCGTATCTCCTGCGTGGCTCCGCGCTCACCGCGCTGGACCTGCGGGTCGACCTGCCGTTCGGCATGTTCGCCGACACCACCTACGGCAGCACGACCGTGACCCTTGAGCCTGGCGACCGGGTGGTCTTCCTGACGGACGGCATGCTCGAGCGCAACGTCTCGAGCATCGACATCGCCGGCGCCCTCAAGGCCAACGCAGATCTCCATCCGCGAGAGCTCGTCCGCGCCCTGGCGGACAGCGCACTGGCAGCAGCCGGGCACGCGCTCGAGGACGACGCCACCGTCCTGTGCCTGGACTGGCACGGCATGCGTGACGAGTCGAGGGCCTCGGTCTCGGGCGCCGACCCGTCTCGTGCTTCGTCCCCTCTCACGTAG
- a CDS encoding LysR family transcriptional regulator yields MLSLHQLRCFLSTYEHGSLTAAAEELGYAQPSVSEQVRGLEKTLGVPLFRRVGRGVVPTTLADTLRPYAEQAIAAADEARRAVQSAVSLESGTIRFGMFGAARLYAGAQIVADVLERYPGVRVELIGQHSNEVQEQLRRGHLEAAMIAVTSVESEGMTVIPVARDELVYISADPARLTSPVTAARLAKASLIMPETTWRSSDSVRIVLRRFLHEAGHNPQTRIEVEEVETAVDLVGRGFGDSVIPRGGANQLIPQLAPHVGYASLRPKQYDVMAIVHRKGAVLSPAAQVMIELATKHIQSITEPV; encoded by the coding sequence ATGCTTTCCCTGCATCAGCTGCGCTGCTTCCTTTCCACCTACGAGCACGGCTCGCTGACCGCCGCGGCCGAGGAGCTCGGCTACGCGCAGCCCTCGGTGTCCGAACAAGTCCGAGGCCTCGAGAAGACGCTCGGAGTACCGCTGTTCCGACGGGTCGGGCGGGGCGTCGTACCGACCACGCTGGCCGACACCCTCCGCCCCTACGCCGAGCAGGCGATCGCCGCGGCCGACGAGGCGCGGCGGGCGGTGCAGAGCGCGGTGTCGCTGGAGAGCGGGACGATCCGGTTCGGGATGTTCGGCGCCGCACGGCTGTACGCCGGCGCACAGATCGTCGCCGACGTGCTCGAGCGCTACCCCGGCGTCCGGGTGGAGCTGATCGGCCAGCACTCCAACGAGGTGCAGGAACAGCTCCGGCGCGGGCACCTCGAGGCGGCGATGATCGCCGTCACGAGCGTCGAGAGCGAAGGCATGACGGTCATCCCGGTGGCCCGCGACGAGCTCGTCTACATCTCGGCCGACCCCGCGCGACTCACCTCCCCCGTGACCGCGGCGCGGCTCGCAAAGGCGTCATTGATCATGCCGGAGACGACGTGGCGCTCCAGCGACTCCGTCCGCATCGTGCTGCGCCGCTTCCTGCACGAGGCCGGCCACAACCCGCAGACCCGGATCGAGGTCGAGGAGGTGGAGACGGCGGTCGACCTGGTCGGCCGCGGCTTCGGCGACTCGGTCATCCCCCGCGGTGGCGCCAACCAGCTCATCCCGCAACTGGCGCCACACGTCGGCTACGCCTCGCTACGCCCCAAGCAGTACGACGTGATGGCGATCGTGCACCGAAAGGGTGCAGTGCTGTCACCCGCGGCTCAAGTGATGATCGAGCTGGCAACCAAGCACATCCAGTCGATCACCGAGCCGGTCTGA